A region from the Brachyspira pilosicoli genome encodes:
- a CDS encoding transglycosylase SLT domain-containing protein — MKKKIIILVILFELIIIIMTSGLGAQRKSEIPDIVSKNKINYGSALKLYNEKQYKKAYAQFTNLINSSNDLLIRDYIIYYGAKSALNTNMYDEAIDLYSKLMEEYPRSSLYPFAEQYKALAEFYKDDYPISNFFNSNKQKWIKEFVGLNAMRETDDTNKSKLIALELTKKYINREALIYLNNNFEEEIYKFNNDVKYKSAVELYDAGYRTAALKYFDNLIELNAYKNNSIYYKARINQLAGNRESASTLFNEYLANTNNREYRKLAIYWNANNYERLKNYTKARELYNTFLRNYPKDSYVPRIYNSFINASLNSNNLPEAKKYLTNTLKNFHNNRYTELSLKSYLRKALKLKNKTETYYAISELDKIYPKYRHDFVLSWYMWAAEELGDTETRDKYIMKSLLESKNPFYVKGALSLATDEMVNYVSQSNTYYLNEAKKYYADSNYTKTMQMLDKMQFIDYIVTKKEDNLVKEARAIAKEIFMQNKFVQDFYSNKKENEIFNELSLQTREEVNKPILLYYYGDMDNAYREFNGIYQKTQVTYPLFYYAEKIYKSSLNTKRFMQICANIGKYFGYNYYDNVDLLPDEFRKYVYPRYFDEYVVPEAKYYKIEPNFVYSIMREESLFDVKARSYVGAMGLMQLMPTTAAAENKKARYRYNPLNLTDAKQNINIGISHLSWLFQSQNASNYALVAASYNAGSGRGNRWKKEYGTNNMYRTARFIDIEETEFYVERVMKSYEYYSRYYKN, encoded by the coding sequence ATGAAAAAGAAGATTATTATCCTTGTCATACTTTTTGAATTAATTATTATAATAATGACTTCTGGACTAGGAGCTCAGAGGAAATCAGAAATACCAGATATTGTATCAAAAAACAAAATAAATTACGGTAGTGCATTAAAACTATATAATGAAAAGCAATACAAAAAAGCATACGCACAATTTACAAATCTAATAAACAGCAGCAATGATTTATTAATAAGAGATTATATTATATATTATGGAGCAAAAAGTGCATTAAATACTAATATGTATGATGAAGCGATAGATTTATATTCTAAACTTATGGAAGAATATCCAAGATCATCATTATACCCTTTTGCTGAACAATATAAAGCATTAGCAGAGTTTTATAAAGATGATTATCCTATAAGTAATTTTTTTAATAGCAATAAGCAAAAATGGATAAAAGAATTCGTTGGTCTAAATGCAATGCGAGAAACTGATGATACAAATAAATCCAAATTAATAGCATTAGAGTTAACTAAAAAATATATAAACAGAGAAGCTTTAATATATTTGAATAATAATTTTGAAGAAGAGATATATAAGTTTAATAATGATGTGAAATATAAATCAGCAGTAGAATTATATGATGCTGGATATAGAACTGCTGCTTTAAAATATTTTGATAATCTTATAGAGCTTAATGCCTACAAAAACAATTCAATATATTATAAAGCAAGAATAAACCAATTAGCAGGAAATAGAGAAAGTGCTTCTACATTATTTAATGAATACCTTGCCAATACTAACAATAGAGAATATAGAAAGTTAGCGATTTACTGGAATGCTAATAATTATGAAAGATTAAAGAATTATACTAAAGCAAGAGAATTGTATAATACTTTTTTAAGAAATTATCCAAAAGATAGCTATGTGCCAAGAATTTATAATAGTTTTATTAATGCAAGCCTAAACAGCAATAATTTACCAGAAGCTAAAAAATATTTAACAAACACATTAAAAAACTTTCATAATAATAGATATACAGAACTTTCATTAAAAAGCTATTTAAGAAAGGCATTAAAATTAAAAAATAAAACAGAAACATATTATGCTATTAGTGAATTAGACAAAATATATCCAAAATACAGACATGACTTTGTATTATCATGGTATATGTGGGCTGCTGAAGAATTGGGTGATACAGAAACAAGAGATAAGTACATAATGAAAAGTCTGCTTGAAAGCAAAAATCCATTTTATGTAAAAGGGGCTTTAAGTTTAGCAACTGATGAAATGGTAAATTATGTTTCTCAAAGCAACACTTACTACTTAAATGAAGCTAAAAAATATTATGCTGATTCAAATTATACAAAAACTATGCAAATGCTTGATAAAATGCAGTTTATAGATTATATAGTAACAAAAAAAGAAGATAACTTAGTAAAAGAAGCAAGGGCTATAGCTAAAGAAATATTTATGCAAAACAAATTTGTTCAGGACTTTTATTCTAACAAAAAAGAAAATGAAATATTTAATGAATTATCTTTACAAACAAGAGAGGAAGTAAATAAACCTATATTATTATATTATTATGGGGACATGGATAATGCATACAGAGAGTTTAATGGTATTTATCAAAAAACGCAGGTCACTTATCCTTTATTTTATTATGCAGAAAAAATATATAAGTCATCATTAAATACAAAAAGATTTATGCAGATTTGTGCTAACATAGGAAAATATTTTGGATATAATTATTATGACAATGTAGATTTACTTCCAGATGAGTTTAGAAAGTACGTTTATCCAAGATATTTTGATGAATATGTTGTACCTGAGGCAAAATATTATAAAATAGAGCCCAATTTTGTATATTCTATAATGAGAGAAGAGAGTTTATTTGATGTAAAGGCAAGGTCTTATGTTGGAGCAATGGGACTTATGCAATTAATGCCTACAACTGCTGCTGCTGAAAATAAAAAAGCAAGATACAGATATAACCCTCTAAACCTAACAGATGCCAAACAAAACATTAATATTGGTATATCTCATTTAAGCTGGTTATTCCAAAGTCAAAATGCCAGCAATTATGCCTTAGTTGCTGCTAGCTATAATGCTGGTTCTGGAAGAGGAAACAGGTGGAAAAAAGAATACGGCACAAACAATATGTATCGTACTGCAAGATTTATAGATATAGAAGAGACAGAGTTCTATGTTGAAAGAGTAATGAAAAGTTATGAATATTATAGCAGATATTATAAAAATTAA
- a CDS encoding ATP-binding protein, whose product MEKYILDNDLDKISKLIENICLKINKYITDIDLFSSALYEVIINAIEHGNLNILYEQKKEWLQKNIYNKKLKELLKSELAKNTNIELTLDINEKENNITIKVKDNGEGFNIKRALKSIKDDGFTRESGRGIIIIKSYFDDVKHNRKGNVITLIKRFDKNI is encoded by the coding sequence GTGGAAAAGTATATACTTGACAATGATTTAGACAAAATCAGCAAACTCATAGAAAATATATGCCTAAAAATAAATAAATATATAACAGATATAGACCTTTTTTCATCAGCATTGTATGAAGTAATAATAAATGCTATAGAACATGGAAATCTTAATATATTATATGAGCAAAAAAAAGAATGGCTACAAAAAAATATATATAATAAAAAATTAAAAGAATTATTGAAAAGTGAACTTGCTAAGAATACTAATATAGAATTGACTTTAGATATTAATGAAAAAGAAAATAATATAACAATTAAAGTTAAAGATAATGGAGAAGGCTTTAATATAAAAAGAGCATTAAAATCAATTAAAGATGATGGTTTTACAAGAGAAAGCGGAAGAGGAATTATAATAATAAAATCATATTTTGATGATGTAAAACATAATAGAAAAGGAAATGTTATTACACTCATTAAAAGATTCGATAAAAATATATAA
- the lptC gene encoding LPS export ABC transporter periplasmic protein LptC: MKELLKIFLLFSIIIFSLISCTDFSKIGQGIGDDNFERPPEMEFYGFKRESYITNFKQMDMFATNAKFYDSRALIELYDSRNYTYDADGTIAAKVSGEFAKINKNTLYTEIFTNVVAKASNNSTLYTEYVQYDHEKRHFKSPVPIRVEQEDGSWLTGSSMEGDVAMENITVYNEKDEGNAIGVQIAEE, encoded by the coding sequence ATGAAAGAATTATTAAAGATTTTTCTTCTTTTTAGTATAATAATATTTTCTTTAATCTCTTGTACTGATTTTAGTAAAATAGGTCAAGGTATTGGCGACGATAATTTTGAGCGTCCTCCTGAGATGGAATTTTATGGTTTTAAAAGAGAAAGCTATATTACAAATTTTAAGCAAATGGATATGTTTGCAACTAATGCTAAATTTTATGATAGCAGAGCTTTAATAGAGTTATATGATTCGCGTAATTATACTTATGATGCTGATGGCACTATTGCTGCTAAAGTGTCAGGCGAGTTTGCTAAAATAAATAAAAATACTTTATATACAGAAATATTTACTAATGTGGTTGCAAAAGCTTCTAATAATAGCACTTTATATACTGAGTATGTACAGTATGATCATGAGAAAAGACATTTTAAAAGCCCTGTACCAATTAGAGTAGAGCAGGAAGATGGAAGTTGGCTTACTGGAAGCAGTATGGAAGGGGATGTTGCTATGGAAAATATAACTGTATATAATGAAAAAGATGAGGGTAATGCTATAGGAGTGCAAATTGCTGAAGAATAA
- a CDS encoding LptA/OstA family protein codes for MPQSQRSADKFTYDNKNQVFQYTGNSRLEDKSALITSYKMTFYKETELATFTGKVRLLSKTNGSTIDAGYASYNAKTRYAYVRNNPILRSSTNNMTIKSTLMERDFNTPLAKAISNVHLTHIDKENDRRTDGYSDELIYDMDTQISILKGNPRLYQGSDRIEGEILEYNAKTSTANVMGRSKIYILQTNDYVQSDDTNKNSKVSNYNIVTADRLFLDEKGGVNQTNRYLYAYGNVNAYFFEENMILRGGYIIYDMDNEHIYMYQEPSVRIPDRGIISFGEWIEYKRDEKFRDIIFHNDVVMVDYDESISLEGDLLHLDPDTKVATISGAPHAYLENRSMKITSVTMQIFNDDEKLRANGNVHVEMKDMNSKSAWATYFDKAKYLRLWGENPYLSQEKSIVRGREIRYYIDTERIEAYGVSGSMYE; via the coding sequence ATGCCTCAGTCCCAAAGAAGTGCCGATAAATTTACCTACGACAATAAAAATCAAGTCTTTCAATATACAGGTAATTCAAGATTAGAAGATAAATCAGCTTTAATAACAAGCTATAAGATGACTTTCTACAAAGAAACAGAGCTTGCTACATTTACAGGAAAGGTTAGACTTTTAAGTAAAACCAATGGCTCTACAATAGATGCAGGATATGCAAGTTATAATGCTAAAACCAGATATGCATACGTTAGAAATAATCCAATCCTTCGCTCTTCTACAAATAATATGACTATAAAAAGCACTCTCATGGAGAGAGATTTTAATACACCTTTGGCAAAAGCCATAAGTAATGTCCATCTTACACATATAGATAAAGAAAATGATAGAAGAACAGATGGATATTCTGATGAGTTAATATATGATATGGATACACAGATTTCCATATTAAAAGGAAATCCAAGACTATATCAGGGCAGTGATAGAATAGAAGGCGAGATATTAGAGTATAATGCTAAAACTTCTACGGCAAATGTGATGGGAAGAAGTAAAATATATATACTTCAAACAAATGATTATGTTCAAAGTGATGATACTAATAAAAATAGTAAAGTTAGTAATTATAATATTGTAACGGCAGACAGGCTTTTTTTAGATGAAAAAGGCGGGGTAAATCAAACTAATAGATATTTGTATGCTTATGGGAATGTTAATGCTTATTTTTTTGAAGAGAATATGATACTTAGAGGCGGATACATTATATATGATATGGATAATGAACATATATATATGTATCAAGAACCTTCAGTTAGAATACCAGATAGGGGAATAATATCTTTTGGTGAGTGGATAGAATATAAAAGAGATGAGAAGTTTAGAGATATCATATTTCATAATGATGTTGTTATGGTAGATTATGATGAAAGTATTTCGTTAGAAGGTGACTTGCTTCATCTTGATCCGGATACTAAGGTAGCTACTATTAGCGGAGCTCCGCATGCTTATTTAGAAAATAGAAGTATGAAAATAACTTCGGTTACTATGCAGATATTTAATGATGATGAAAAGTTAAGAGCTAATGGTAATGTTCATGTTGAGATGAAGGATATGAACTCTAAAAGTGCTTGGGCTACATATTTTGATAAAGCTAAATATTTAAGATTATGGGGAGAAAATCCATATCTATCACAAGAAAAAAGTATTGTTAGAGGAAGGGAAATTAGGTACTATATAGATACAGAAAGAATAGAAGCGTATGGTGTAAGCGGTTCTATGTATGAGTGA
- a CDS encoding DUF4954 family protein has protein sequence MSYCFIKEDKEFRKLKENEIDFLKSQGCISQSWDKILIKNVDLSRIKDVSFHGKVKINELNGTVMYYNKLKVPASINRATLINVFINGNVYINNIGRFIANYKIQNGVIIENAGAIYMEGESSFGNGVETSPIMEGDGRSVKIFYRLNSHIAYVVAMYRHKKLMRDNINKIVDAYTKSKTKKFGKIKRHAQIINARIIKNSLIDPYAKVENTDEINNTTIISTKECPSYIGTSVILKDSIVLKGAHIVDGTVIKKAFIGEGVKLGRQFSCEDSLLFANCEGEHGEMFSIFAGPYTVTHHKATLLIASHFSFFNAGSGTNQSNHMYKLGPYHHGFMERGCKTGSNSYILWPSHIGAFSTVIGSHYDNVDTSDFPFSYITEHGYHQTRLIPALNLFGVGLSRDEKKWKERDRRVGDKKDLIIFDVFSPYTVSKMIKAEEILNNMKKEIVNDKVEYIKFKNMIIKTSSLNKYSNRYSIAIDLYLHNKLLEYIKDYDKIEDIFNNIKQCKFYETWVDVGGLICAKEKLDNIILDIENNNINNVQDLIKAFEKLYNDYSIDEKSWVINMIKKRYNISTINIDVILKMLKEHLSLLTTSYEIFYRDVKKEYDLAKMVSCGIDDKTVMEEDFKAIRGTAKDNAFVVKYKNDVETKIEDINKLIKKLGN, from the coding sequence ATGAGTTATTGTTTTATTAAAGAAGATAAAGAGTTTAGAAAATTAAAAGAAAATGAAATTGATTTTTTAAAAAGTCAAGGCTGCATATCTCAAAGCTGGGATAAAATATTAATAAAGAATGTTGATTTAAGTAGAATAAAAGATGTTAGTTTTCATGGGAAAGTAAAAATTAATGAGCTTAATGGAACTGTGATGTATTATAATAAATTAAAAGTACCAGCATCAATAAATAGAGCTACCTTAATAAATGTATTTATAAATGGAAATGTTTATATAAACAACATAGGACGCTTTATTGCAAATTATAAAATACAAAATGGGGTTATAATAGAGAATGCTGGAGCTATATATATGGAAGGAGAGAGCAGTTTTGGAAATGGAGTAGAAACCTCTCCTATTATGGAAGGAGATGGAAGAAGCGTAAAAATATTTTATAGATTAAACTCACATATAGCATACGTAGTTGCAATGTATAGGCATAAAAAATTAATGCGTGATAATATAAATAAAATAGTAGATGCTTATACTAAAAGCAAAACTAAGAAATTTGGAAAAATCAAAAGACATGCTCAAATAATTAATGCGAGGATAATAAAAAATTCTCTTATAGACCCTTATGCCAAAGTAGAAAACACAGATGAAATAAATAACACAACAATAATAAGTACAAAAGAATGCCCATCATATATAGGTACGTCTGTAATATTAAAAGATTCTATAGTGTTAAAAGGTGCCCATATAGTTGATGGCACTGTTATAAAAAAAGCATTTATTGGAGAGGGCGTTAAATTAGGGAGACAATTTTCTTGCGAGGATTCTTTACTATTTGCAAACTGTGAAGGAGAACATGGAGAGATGTTTTCTATATTTGCAGGTCCATATACAGTTACACATCATAAAGCTACACTTTTAATAGCTAGCCATTTTTCTTTTTTTAACGCTGGAAGCGGCACTAATCAAAGCAATCACATGTACAAACTTGGACCTTACCATCATGGATTTATGGAGAGAGGCTGTAAAACAGGAAGTAATTCATATATATTATGGCCTTCACATATTGGTGCTTTTTCTACAGTTATTGGTTCTCATTATGATAATGTTGATACTTCTGATTTCCCTTTTTCATATATTACAGAACATGGGTACCATCAAACAAGACTTATTCCCGCTTTAAATTTATTTGGTGTTGGGCTTTCAAGAGATGAAAAGAAATGGAAAGAAAGAGATAGAAGAGTAGGGGATAAAAAAGATTTAATTATATTTGATGTATTTAGTCCTTATACTGTATCTAAAATGATTAAGGCGGAAGAAATATTAAATAATATGAAAAAAGAAATTGTTAATGATAAAGTAGAATATATAAAATTTAAGAATATGATTATTAAAACCTCATCTCTAAATAAATATTCAAACAGATATTCTATTGCAATAGATTTATATTTACATAACAAACTTCTTGAATATATAAAAGATTATGATAAAATAGAGGATATTTTTAATAATATAAAACAATGTAAATTTTATGAAACTTGGGTTGATGTTGGAGGGCTTATATGTGCAAAAGAGAAATTAGATAATATTATATTAGATATAGAAAATAATAATATTAATAATGTTCAAGATTTGATAAAAGCTTTTGAAAAATTATACAATGATTACAGCATAGATGAAAAATCTTGGGTTATTAATATGATTAAAAAAAGATATAATATAAGTACTATTAATATAGATGTTATATTAAAAATGTTAAAGGAGCATTTATCCCTTCTTACTACTTCTTATGAAATATTTTATAGAGATGTTAAAAAGGAATATGATTTAGCAAAAATGGTTAGCTGCGGAATAGATGATAAAACTGTAATGGAAGAAGATTTTAAAGCTATAAGAGGAACTGCTAAAGATAATGCTTTCGTTGTTAAATATAAAAATGATGTAGAGACAAAAATAGAAGATATAAATAAATTAATAAAGAAATTAGGAAATTAA
- a CDS encoding YfhO family protein: MKSVKSEIKYPIIFIILSILFFASNLTFSYLQMGDVILWDIKNVKDAILNGNLYFWNNAYFTISAPSTVPIHPKSLLIAILPYKIYPQVTIILHIAIMGYGLFLFLREKKLSINASMFGAIALMFSNAIFTLILPGHLGKFETYCYFPLVLYFLSKAMNTEKWRDFFFTGAFLGIAFLGGALDVAMYFALFLSCYFLYLLYSKKNNLKLSGFIKTNIKKIILLCVKFALVAIFSFLMSIQVIMVTKNTQDMGAAGVQNKQDLWNWATRWSYPPEEVLGFFVPGLFGYYSGSETHPYWGRIANMEGEPKTSNFSLTAVNIGYITFLFIIFALFISKKKYSEKYFWIGTALFFLIASFGRYLPIIYGALFQIPIFRDARNPNKFIEIIPIPFAILSAFAADYIFKAIEAKKEDKLLKYLEDEYRGVSIAQKIMYAILILSVVFAVITILLNGFIQNAFLTDWQDKSALIAKNISMSFVRLVLISSVTTLLMINSISLKEITLKDKYLLAAPLIIFILLSVYDTGKISILIIGTIITFLYIIIANKEKLYYKYLPYAFMAILFLDLMQTANIFIVKSNIDKMYEGTPITEHILKQKGNETTMPILIPYLYRYTTHTMPYYNIPLTEPPAASRLSKEITDMFSAFRINDYVGYEPRLMDLLGVRYILSPTYLDNSMIANDITKITEYQDSFSAAVLYELNGYRNKYEFVNSIYNAKDFNDGLGRMKIPNFNLAKEAIITDNSNNIVLNVSNSINKVEMLEYSNNKVVFNVQTPDAGVLVLKERYSPDWTVSINGEKKELLKANLLFRGVYVEAGDNNIIFEFMPTMKYAYTTIICWIVLIIVTIISIIFKKKNIVNEK; this comes from the coding sequence ATGAAATCAGTAAAAAGCGAAATAAAATACCCTATTATATTTATAATACTTTCCATACTTTTTTTTGCAAGCAATTTAACATTTTCTTATCTTCAAATGGGAGATGTCATTCTCTGGGACATAAAAAATGTTAAAGATGCAATATTAAATGGAAATCTATATTTTTGGAATAATGCTTATTTTACAATATCAGCACCTTCAACTGTGCCTATACACCCAAAATCTTTATTAATAGCTATTTTACCATATAAAATATACCCTCAAGTTACAATTATTCTCCATATAGCTATAATGGGTTATGGTTTATTTTTATTTTTAAGAGAAAAGAAATTATCAATAAATGCTTCTATGTTTGGAGCAATTGCTTTAATGTTTTCTAATGCAATATTTACTCTCATACTTCCTGGACATTTAGGTAAATTTGAAACTTATTGCTATTTTCCTTTGGTTTTATATTTCTTATCAAAAGCAATGAATACTGAAAAGTGGAGAGATTTCTTTTTTACTGGTGCTTTTTTAGGTATAGCATTTTTGGGAGGTGCTTTGGACGTAGCAATGTATTTTGCTTTATTTCTCTCTTGTTATTTTTTATATTTATTATACAGCAAGAAAAACAATCTAAAATTATCTGGCTTTATAAAAACTAATATTAAAAAAATAATATTGTTGTGTGTAAAGTTTGCATTAGTTGCAATATTTTCTTTTCTAATGTCTATACAAGTTATAATGGTTACAAAAAACACTCAAGACATGGGAGCTGCTGGAGTGCAAAATAAACAAGACTTATGGAATTGGGCTACAAGATGGTCTTATCCGCCAGAGGAAGTATTAGGATTTTTTGTACCAGGTCTTTTTGGATACTATTCTGGAAGTGAAACTCATCCATATTGGGGAAGAATAGCTAATATGGAAGGAGAACCGAAAACTTCAAACTTCTCTCTTACCGCTGTAAACATTGGATATATAACTTTTTTATTTATAATATTTGCATTGTTTATAAGCAAAAAGAAATACAGTGAAAAATATTTTTGGATAGGTACTGCTTTATTCTTTTTAATAGCAAGCTTTGGAAGATATTTGCCTATCATATACGGAGCATTGTTTCAAATACCAATATTTAGAGATGCAAGAAACCCTAATAAATTTATAGAAATTATACCTATACCATTTGCAATACTTTCAGCATTTGCTGCAGATTATATATTCAAAGCAATAGAAGCAAAAAAAGAAGATAAACTGCTTAAATACTTAGAAGATGAATATAGAGGAGTAAGCATAGCACAAAAAATAATGTATGCTATATTAATTTTGTCTGTTGTATTTGCTGTTATCACTATACTATTAAATGGCTTTATACAAAACGCATTCCTCACTGACTGGCAAGACAAATCTGCATTAATAGCAAAAAATATATCAATGTCTTTTGTAAGATTAGTTTTAATATCATCTGTAACAACTCTTTTAATGATTAATTCTATTTCTTTAAAAGAGATAACATTAAAAGATAAATATTTATTGGCAGCTCCTTTAATAATATTTATTTTACTTTCAGTTTATGATACAGGTAAAATAAGCATATTAATAATAGGCACAATAATAACTTTTTTATATATCATAATAGCAAATAAAGAAAAATTATACTATAAATATTTACCTTATGCTTTTATGGCCATACTATTTTTAGACTTAATGCAAACAGCAAATATATTTATAGTAAAATCAAATATAGATAAAATGTATGAAGGCACTCCAATCACAGAGCATATATTAAAACAAAAAGGCAATGAAACTACAATGCCTATACTTATTCCTTATCTATATAGATACACAACGCACACAATGCCATATTACAATATTCCGCTAACAGAACCTCCAGCAGCAAGCAGATTAAGCAAAGAAATAACAGATATGTTTTCAGCATTTAGAATTAATGATTATGTAGGATATGAACCAAGATTAATGGATTTGCTCGGAGTAAGATATATATTAAGCCCTACATATTTAGATAACTCTATGATTGCTAATGATATTACTAAAATAACAGAGTATCAGGATTCTTTTTCTGCTGCTGTATTATACGAACTTAATGGATATAGAAATAAATATGAGTTTGTAAATAGCATATATAATGCAAAAGATTTTAATGACGGTCTTGGAAGAATGAAGATACCTAATTTTAATTTAGCAAAAGAGGCTATTATAACAGACAATTCTAATAATATAGTTTTGAATGTGAGCAACTCTATAAACAAAGTAGAAATGCTTGAATACAGCAACAACAAAGTAGTATTTAATGTTCAAACACCTGATGCTGGTGTATTGGTATTAAAAGAGAGATATAGCCCTGATTGGACTGTAAGCATCAATGGAGAAAAAAAAGAATTGCTTAAGGCTAATTTATTATTTAGAGGGGTATATGTTGAAGCTGGAGATAACAATATTATATTTGAGTTTATGCCTACAATGAAATATGCATACACTACAATAATTTGTTGGATAGTATTAATTATAGTTACTATAATATCTATAATATTCAAAAAGAAAAATATTGTAAATGAAAAATAA
- a CDS encoding KdsC family phosphatase produces the protein MNLKLFFSYYLNLKKLKKIKLFVFDVDGVMTDGKLIFDDNGIETKFFNTLDGMGIVMALKSGIKIAIITGSKAACVKKRFDKFKIHGFEDLIQGEEYKIPALLTLIEKYGLKSEEVAYMGDDVIDLAPIKYVGFSFAPKNAIDEVKKNVNIVLNKEGGKGAVRLAINMILKARGDYERIIKDFSSF, from the coding sequence ATGAATTTAAAGCTTTTTTTTTCTTACTATCTTAATCTTAAAAAACTAAAAAAAATCAAATTATTTGTCTTTGATGTAGACGGCGTTATGACTGATGGAAAACTTATATTTGATGATAATGGAATAGAGACTAAATTTTTCAATACTTTAGATGGTATGGGGATAGTGATGGCATTAAAATCTGGGATTAAAATTGCTATTATTACTGGAAGTAAGGCTGCTTGCGTGAAAAAAAGATTTGATAAATTTAAAATACATGGCTTTGAAGATTTGATACAGGGAGAAGAATATAAAATTCCTGCTCTTTTGACATTAATAGAAAAATATGGTTTAAAAAGTGAGGAAGTTGCCTATATGGGTGATGATGTCATAGATTTAGCGCCAATAAAATATGTTGGATTTTCTTTTGCACCAAAAAATGCTATTGATGAAGTGAAAAAAAATGTTAATATAGTATTGAATAAGGAAGGTGGAAAAGGGGCTGTGAGGCTTGCCATAAATATGATATTAAAAGCGAGGGGGGATTATGAAAGAATTATTAAAGATTTTTCTTCTTTTTAG